Proteins encoded in a region of the Triticum dicoccoides isolate Atlit2015 ecotype Zavitan chromosome 3A, WEW_v2.0, whole genome shotgun sequence genome:
- the LOC119271944 gene encoding ARF guanine-nucleotide exchange factor GNOM-like encodes MRATRCSSRLVDDCSSVVIPRLQLSSAIIPFLQLRRRPLLTAYLRSRWTNGDDEATWFQHITRRFHIAVKVIVPLCSLSTTILANSVSSKLTSLIESQSPRVNVTCTCASPVNSTAWTEAKREHFSSYVHFLRLGKRVNVKEKKRNLQHCTITHHRPLRRSLHQIEPPSVAPTAAHRAHSHRSMPPPSPSGSRAAMACVVASEVAAVLAIMRRNVRYGGDEERLDHPLVAGLKSLRRAAATWGPRRWRNVEPLLFLGPFLDVVRSDEAGAPATGAALSSLCKVLSLDLVGPDAPGADRAMAAVVEAVAGCRFEVTDAASEEAVLARALQVLLACVRGRAARALSNRHVCDVVSTCFRVVQQAGAKGELLQRVSRQTMQEVVRCVFARLPDIDPTAVEDQKIASKNEVSSASEMGNGSDSVCLSSSQDQVGGEFGVVQDEAMMELFGVPCMVEILQFLCSLLNIAEDSQVDPNMNPIDFDEDIPLFALGLINSAIELSASSIQRHPKLLAFVQDELFRNLMQFGLSDSPLILSTVCSVIFTLFYHLRRELKLQIEAFFVCVILRLTQSRYGASYQQQEVALETLVDFCQQKDFMVEMYTNMDCDLQCSNVFEDLVNVLSKSAFPEESTLSTLNVLALDGLVAVIQAIAERIGNSPQHCQQSVQELSEYFSFWQLKCENINDPDQWVRFVNQQKSIKRKLMVGVEHFNRDKRKGFEYLQAAHLLPEKLDPQSVALFFRYSPGLDKNLLGDYLGNHDEFSIQVLHEFSRTFDFKELNLDAALRLFLETFRLPGESQKIQRILEAFSDRYYEESPELFVNRDAALVLSYSVILLNTDQHNVRVKNKMSEEDFIRNNRRINGGNDLPREFLSELYYSICRNEIKTIPEQGVGCSEMSFSRWADLMFKSKRASAYIACHSYPFLDHDMFLIMARPTVAAISVIFDNVEQEEILTRCIDGFLSVAKLAASYHLNDVLNDLVVALGKFTILSIASCDDPATAFGEDTKARMATEALFTIAATHGDHINRGWRTIVDCILRFHEIGLLPACLTNDTADDEESFSASLPTKVSQVEPKKTYGLMGRFTQLLYLDAEEPRFQPTEEQLAAQRNASETIKKCQIGTIFTESKFLQADSLLNLARALIQAAGRPQKITSSIDVEINAVICLELIIAVTLNNRDRIVLLWHDVYEHITHIVQSTVMPCNLVEKAVFGLLDICQRLLPYKENLVDDLLRSLQLILKLDARVADAYCESITQKVACLVKDNATHIKSQLGWQTIISLLCVTAHHPDASDAGFEALIYIMFEGAHLSPANFVLSVEASRQFAGSRLGSAERSIHALNLMAESVNCLARWSHEVKEAGGEAERMLEGIAEMWLRLVQALRKVCTDQREQVRDHALVLLHRCLVADGISVPSSAWLMSFDIVFQLLDELLEIAENFSPKHYRNMEASLLHAVKLLSKLSLQSLNDLSAHSGFSKLWLEVLDMIEKLMKAKVRGSSRTEKLQEAATELLKNILLAMKVSGILSTTSSVGENSLWEATWLRVNKIAPSLQSVVFPDYDDAVQSAQSKLDIPAVSEGRLVPV; translated from the exons ATGCGCGCCACCAGATGCAGCTCCCGCCTCGTTGATGATTGCAGCTCCGTCGTCATCCCCCGCTTGCAGCTCAGCTCCGCCATCATCCCCTTCCTGCAGCTCCGCCGCCGTCCCCTGCTTACAGCTTATCTCCGCAGTCGATGGACCAATGGAGATGACGAA GCCACCTGGTTCCAGCATATTACTCGCAGGTTCCACATCGCCGTCAAGGTCATAGTACCATTGTGTTCGCTGTCTACCACCATCTTAGCAAACTCTGTTAGTAGCAAACTGACATCTCTG ATCGAGTCACAAAGTCCACGCGTGAACGTGACATGTACGTGTGCATCACCGGTCAACTCAACAGCTTGGACTGAAGCCAAACGCGAACATTTCAGTTCCTACGTGCACTTTCTTCGACTTGGAAAAAGGGTAAACGTCAAAGAAAAGAAACGGAACCTTCAACACTGCACGATCACGCATCACCGCCCCCTCCGCAGATCCCTTCACCAAATTGAGCCTCCTTCCGTAGCCCCCACCGCGGCACACCGCGCGCACTCACACAGATccatgccgccgccgtcgccgagcgGGTCACGCGCGGCCATGGCGTGCGTGGTGGCGTCGGAGGTCGCCGCGGTGCTCGCCATCATGCGCCGCAACGTCCGCTACGGCGGCGACGAGGAGCGCCTCGACCaccccctcgtcgccggcctcaAGTCCCTCCGCCGCGCCGCGGCCACGTGGGGCCCGCGCCGGTGGCGGAACGTGGAGCCGCTCCTCTTCCTCGGCCCCTTCCTCGACGTCGTCCGCTCCGACGAGGCCGGCGCGCCCGCCACGGGCGCCGCGCTCTCGTCCCTCTGCAAGGTGCTCTCCCTCGACCTCGTCGGCCCCGACGCGCCCGGCGCGGACCGGGCCATGGCCGCCGTCGTGGAGGCCGTCGCCGGGTGCCGCTTCGAGGTCACCGACGCGGCGTCCGAGGAGGCCGTCCTGGCCAGGGCGCTGCAGGTGCTGCTCGCCTGCGTGCGTGGCCGCGCGGCGCGGGCGCTCTCCAACCGCCACGTCTGCGACGTCGTCAGCACCTGCTTCCGCGTCGTGCAGCAGGCCGGCGCCAAGGGGGAGCTGCTGCAGCGCGTGTCCCGGCAGACCATGCAGGAGGTTGTCCGGTGCGTCTTTGCCCGCCTGCCCGACATTGATCCCACCGCGGTTGAAGACCAGAAG ATTGCTAGCAAGAACGAAGTTTCGAGTGCTAGCGAAATGGGGAATGGGAGCGATTCTGTGTGCTTGAGTAGCTCACAGGATCAGGTTGGAGGTGAATTTGGTGTTGTGCAAGACGAGGCTATGATGGAGCTGTTTGGGGTTCCTTGCATGGTAGAAATATTGCAATTTCTGTGCTCTCTGTTGAACATAGCAGAAGACAGTCAGGTGGACCCAAATATGAATCCAATCGACTTTGATGAGGATATACCACTCTTTGCTCTGGGGTTGATCAATTCTGCTATTGAGCTGTCAGCTTCGTCCATACAGAGACACCCAAAACTACTGGCTTTTGTACAAGATGAACTGTTCCGCAATCTAATGCAGTTTGGCTTGTCAGATAGCCCCTTGATTCTGTCGACTGTATGCAGTGTTATTTTTACACTCTTCTACCATTTACGTCGGGAACTGAAGCTGCAAATTGAGGCTTTCTTTGTGTGTGTGATCCTTAGGCTAACCCAGAGTAGATATGGAGCTAGTTACCAGCAGCAGGAAGTTGCCCTGGAGACTCTAGTGGATTTTTGCCAGCAGAAAGATTTTATGGTTGAGATGTATACAAATATGGATTGTGATTTACAGTGCTCTAATGTTTTTGAAGACCTGGTTAATGTTCTCTCCAAAAGTGCATTCCCTGAGGAGAGTACCTTGTCAACTTTAAATGTGCTTGCTTTGGATGGTTTGGTTGCTGTCATTCAGGCAATAGCAGAGAGGATTGGTAATTCACCTCAGCACTGCCAGCAGTCAGTGCAAGAATTAAGTGAATATTTTTCCTTTTGGCAATTAAAGTGTGAGAACATTAATGATCCTGATCAATGGGTTAGATTTGTTAACCAGCAGAAAAGCATCAAGAGAAAGCTAATGGTTGGCGTTGAACATTTTAATAGGGATAAAAGGAAGGGCTTTGAGTACCTGCAAGCTGCTCATCTCTTGCCTGAAAAACTTGATCCACAAAGTGTTGCCCTGTTTTTCCGCTACTCGCCTGGATTAGACAAGAATCTTCTTGGGGACTATCTGGGGAATCATGACGAGTTCTCCATTCAGGTCCTTCATGAATTTTCTAGAACCTTTGACTTCAAGGAGTTGAACTTGGATGCTGCCTTGAGGCTCTTCTTGGAAACCTTTCGTCTGCCTGGTGAATCACAGAAGATACAAAGGATTCTTGAGGCCTTTTCTGATAGGTACTATGAAGAGTCACCAGAATTGTTCGTTAACCGGGATGCTGCCCTGGTGCTGTCGTATTCAGTAATCTTGCTCAACACGGACCAACACAATGTACGGGTTAAGAATAAGATGTCAGAAGAAGATTTTATTAGGAACAATCGCCGCATCAATGGTGGGAATGATCTTCCAAGGGAATTCTTATCTGAGCTATATTATTCTATTTGTCGAAATGAAATCAAAACCATTCCCGAGCAAGGAGTTGGATGCTCAGAGATGTCTTTCAGCCGCTGGGCTGATCTGATGTTTAAGTCAAAGAGGGCATCAGCTTACATTGCTTGTCACTCCTATCCTTTTCTTGATCATGACATGTTCCTTATCATGGCCAGGCCAACAGTTGCTGCTATCTCAGTGATCTTTGATAATGTTGAGCAAGAAGAGATTcttacaagatgcattgatgggtTTCTGTCAGTGGCAAAGCTGGCTGCATCCTATCATCTTAATGATGTGCTGAATGATCTTGTTGTGGCACTTGGTAAGTTCACCATTTTGTCGATCGCTTCCTGTGATGATCCTGCAACAGCTTTTGGTGAGGACACCAAAGCTAGAATGGCAACAGAGGCTCTTTTCACTATAGCAGCGACTCATGGTGATCACATAAACAGAGGATGGAGGACAATTGTAGATTGCATTTTAAGATTTCATGAGATAGGTCTCCTTCCTGCTTGTCTCACCAACGATACAGCGGATGATGAGGAGTCCTTCTCTGCTTCATTGCCCACCAAAGTTTCTCAAGTTGAGCCAAAGAAAACATATGGGCTGATGGGGAGGTTCACCCAACTACTGTATTTAGATGCTGAAGAGCCAAGGTTCCAGCCAACAGAGGAGCAACTTGCTGCTCAGAGGAATGCTTCAGAGACCATAAAAAAGTGCCAAATAGGTACCATCTTCACCGAGAGCAAATTCCTACAGGCTGACTCGCTCTTGAATCTGGCAAGAGCCCTCATTCAGGCAGCAGGCCGACCTCAGAAGATCACGAGCTCAATAGATGTTGAAATCAATGCAGTCATCTGCTTAGAGCTTATCATTGCCGTCACATTAAACAACAGAGACAGGATTGTCCTCTTATGGCATGATGTTTATGAGCACATAACTCACATTGTTCAGTCCACAGTAATGCCCTGTAATCTGGTGGAGAAAGCTGTTTTTGGCCTCCTGGACATCTGCCAGCGTTTGCTTCCGTATAAGGAGAACCTCGTGGATGATCTACTGAGGTCGCTTCAGTTAATCTTGAAACTTGATGCTCGTGTGGCTGATGCGTATTGCGAGAGCATCACCCAGAAGGTCGCATGCCTTGTCAAGGATAATGCAACACATATCAAGTCTCAGCTGGGTTGGCAAACTATCATTTCCTTGCTCTGCGTCACTGCTCATCATCCAGATGCCTCCGATGCTGGTTTTGAAGCCCTGATTTACATCATGTTTGAGGGGGCACACCTCTCACCTGCCAACTTTGTGCTTTCAGTGGAGGCCTCAAGACAGTTTGCAGGGTCTCGGCTCGGGTCCGCTGAAAGATCTATCCATGCTTTGAACCTAATGGCTGAATCAGTGAATTGCCTTGCACGCTGGTCACATGAGGTTAAGGAAGCTGGTGGAGAGGCCGAAAGGATGCTGGAAGGAATCGCTGAGATGTGGCTGCGGCTAGTCCAGGCGCTACGAAAGGTGTGCACAGATCAGAGAGAACAAGTGAGGGATCATGCTCTGGTATTGTTGCACAGATGCTTAGTAGCTGATGGGATATCAGTTCCATCTTCGGCGTGGTTGATGTCATTCGACATTGTCTTCCAGTTGCTTGATGAATTGCTAGAGATTGCGGAGAATTTCTCGCCAAAGCATTATAGAAACATGGAGGCGTCCCTCTTGCATGCCGTAAAGCTGTTGTCCAAACTATCCTTGCAGTCACTCAATGATCTTTCGGCACACAGCGGTTTCAGTAAGCTGTGGTTGGAAGTACTGGACATGATAGAGAAGCTCATGAAAGCCAAAGTAAGAGGGAGCAGCAGGACTGAGAAGTTACAAGAGGCCGCCACAGAGCTACTCAAGAACATACTGCTGGCGATGAAAGTGAGCGGGATCTTATCGACGACAAGCAGCGTCGGGGAGAACAGTTTGTGGGAAGCAACATGGCTTCGGGTTAACAAGATTGCGCCTTCGCTTCAGTCAGTGGTTTTCCCTGATTATGATGATGCAGTACAAAGTGCACAAAGTAAGTTGGATATCCCAGCAGTTTCCGAGGGGAGGTTGGTCCCAGTTTAG
- the LOC119267139 gene encoding proline-rich protein 18-like has protein sequence MEGGPAMAPAAAWWPGAGAGAQEQEEMRWRQLDGGVSAVSFGFVATAMLVSMFLAMAVLEHFLRAPPMGPPEPSPPRGPRGILLRFLRSRRRGGPPTADLEAARKLDAGCASPEMPVYSKGVSVLMPGQDVPTFIAHPAPAPCPPERVRWPSHQPAPFAGSSSNTC, from the exons ATGGAGGGCGGCCCGGCGATGGCTCCGGCGGCCGCGTGGTGGCCAGGCGCGGGGGCGGGGGCGCAGGAGCAGGAGGAGATGCGGTGGCGGCAGCTGGACGGCGGCGTCAGCGCCGTCTCCTTCGGCTTCGTCGCCACGGCCATGCTCGTCTCCATGTTCCTCGCCATGGCCGTGCTCGAGCACTTCCTCCGCGCCCCGCCCATGGGCCCGCCGGAGCCCTCGCCGCCCCGTGGACCAAGAGGGATCCTCCTCCGCTTCCTccgcagccgccgccgcggtgGACCCCCAACCGCGGATCTCGAGGCCGCCAGGAAGCTCGACGCCGGATGCGCGTCCCCCGAG ATGCCCGTGTATTCCAAAGGCGTATCCGTCCTGATGCCAGGACAGGACGTGCCGACGTTCATCGCGCACCCCGCGCCCGCGCCCTGCCCCCCAGAGCGGGTCCGATGGCCGTCGCACCAGCCCGCTCCTTTTGCCGGTTCCTCGTCGAATACGTGCTAG